In Lineus longissimus chromosome 7, tnLinLong1.2, whole genome shotgun sequence, a genomic segment contains:
- the LOC135490952 gene encoding piercer of microtubule wall 1 protein-like isoform X2, whose translation MADHTPCALRENDSAPAELGSGGVPKGAKTSDYYRVHNIPNRFDNPDWFQGYGNKPQNPMYMTSSSSIGKLSPTVHTMPTSFHCKSQKFSEHLGKCGPFRNHSMNTALDKSIV comes from the exons ATGGCAGATCAT ACGCCATGTGCCCTGCGTGAAAATGATTCTGCACCGGCAGAGCTGGGATCTGGAGGAGTACCAAAAGGTGCGAAAACTTCCGATTACTATCGAGTTCACAATATTCCCAATCGATTTGATAATCCTG ACTGGTTTCAAGGTTATGGAAACAAGCCACAGAATCCCATGTACATGACAAGCTCTTCATCCATTGGAAAATTGTCTCCAACTGTCCATACAATGCCAACTAGTTTCCATTGTAAATCACAAAAATTCTCTGAG CATTTAGGAAAGTGTGGCCCATTCCGCAATCATTCTATGAACACTGCCTTGGACAAGAGCATTGTATAA
- the LOC135490745 gene encoding TBC1 domain family member 25-like isoform X2, whose product MYPDTKMKKKMGDSPLSSCEKLMEDSPLSSSEDSPLTSYEKMEISPVSSCEFAFGNYFFLLSKEAASHTDYNMNFTISYLSKDDHGREVYTSLLSDWDLDAAFLSASDPCLRLKVDLKPFEEGLDDWDIIGQKDIPHPKVAKDEKVAASFLGSLTDTISSQIGKTVSTVQRAVGLKTIDDEIYKPVKSPMTDQEFHSYLDTEGRLVRPHEFRLSIYKGGVENSLRRVVWRHILNVYPEGLTGQERFAFLKAKSEEYYNMRDEWIEQFQNNSCSEEVKFVANMVKKDVLRTDRTHRFYAGSDDNKNVLMLFNILVTYALTHPSVSYCQGMSDIASPILVIQKDEAQAYICFCAIMRRLKANFQLDGTVMSVKFQHLSELLQHQDPDFYNYLKNQGADDLLFTYRWLLLELKREFPFDDTLFMLEVLWSSLPPDPPDSDLDLVEKAISLRNLVQLPKSPGCQLQRQSSVYLRLRHLRRQATSPVSKEPPDIIVEESGMQSELVHETEKNGTSPVVSLNGSHDAITPMDEEKFLEESHEYLAFQDSVTTSLLAKSSSIDQSLKNSNSSRLSRQSAVDTESAEHSISKHRSSPSRPKPMSPPRSSNRSSPAKFIHKLVKRASSMSSPTSPERVASPPQVKPRTKSLTRAESDDKAYRNSPTKTAPTRPQKISASVESATMFPRSDESSPRRTSPSQQGGICTCKNKLNASGRSALASPQGQHCSTSSMASSSPIRIPQGSRSVSDCQNGNGQNGSAEGKVRSECKQQVCTCSKNPQNSPEKKTKVRPSNIDIPDAASNFCQPGDKKTEKTGEGGKTDTNSNSGSGHPSIDFIKVKDRLPKLPSPDEFGNGNPFLMFLSITLLLQHRDHIMRNNLDYNDLAMHFDKMARKHNVWRVLHQAQSLYAVYLKAQQTKMEERDDAGSDYDVSV is encoded by the exons ATGTATCCTGACAcgaaaatgaagaagaagatgggcGATAGTCCGCTCTCCAGCTGTGAGAAACTAATGGAAGACAGTCCATTGTCGAGCAGTGAAGACAGTCCATTGACGAGTTATGAGAAAATGGAGATAAGTCCAGTGTCAAGTTGTGAGTTTGCATTTGGGAACTATTTCTTCCTGTTGAGTAAGGAGGCAGCAAGTCACACCGATTATAACAT GAATTTTACCATCAGTTACCTGTCCAAAGATGACCATGGGCGTGAAGTCTACACATCCCTTTTGTCAGACTGGGACCTCGATGCAGCGTTCCTCAGCGCTTCTGATCCATGTTTGAGACTCAAGGTCGATCTAAAACCGTTTGAAGAAG GTTTAGATGATTGGGATATCATCGGACAAAAGGACATTCCGCACCCCAAGGTGGCCAAAGATGAGAAGGTTGCTGCCTCCTTCCTTGGCAGTTTGACAGATACCATATCGAGCCAGATTGGGAAGACAGTGTCCACTGTACAGAGAGCTGTAG GTTTGAAAACAATCGATGATGAAATCTACAAGCCAGTGAAGTCCCCGATGACGGACCAAGAGTTCCACAGCTACTTGGATACAGAGGGCAGGCTGGTACGACCGCACGAATTCCGGCTCAGTATCTATAAAGGCGGAGTGGAGAACTCGCTACGGCGTGTTGTCTGGCGTCATATTCTGAATGTATACCCTGAAGGTTTAACAGGACAGGAGAGGTTCGCATTCCTGAAGGCAAAATCTGAGGAATATTATAACATGAGAGATGAGTGGATCGAACAGTTTCAAAATAATTCTTGTTCAGAGGAAGTGAAGTTTGTGGCAAATATGGTGAAGAAAGACGTCCTGCGGACTGATCGAACTCATCGGTTTTATGCTGGGTCTGATGATAATAAGAATGTTTTAATGCTGTTTAATATTCTTGTGACATATGCACTGACACACCCGAGTGTCTCCTATTGCCAAGGAATGAGTGACATTGCATCGCCTATTTTGGTCATCCAAAAGGACGAGGCACAAGCTTACATTTGTTTCTGTGCAATCATGCGACGACTGAAAGCAAATTTTCAACTCGATGGTACGGTTATGTCAGTGAAGTTTCAACACTTGTCGGAACTATTACAGCATCAGGACCCTGACTTCTATAACTACTTGAAAAACCAGGGTGCTGATGATCTCTTGTTTACTTATCGATGGTTGTTATTGGAATTGAAACGAGAATTCCCATTTGATGACACATTGTTCATGTTAGAGGTCCTTTGGAGTTCATTGCCACCAGATCCACCAGATTCCGACCTTGATCTCGTGGAGAAGGCAATCTCACTCAGAAATCTGGTTCAGCTGCCAAAGTCTCCAGGGTGCCAGTTACAGAGACAGAGCAGCGTGTACCTACGCCTGCGGCACTTACGGCGGCAAGCAACCAGTCCAGTCTCTAAAGAACCTCCAGATATAATTGTAGAGGAGTCGGGAATGCAATCAGAGTTAGTGCATGAGACGGAGAAGAACGGAACGTCCCCGGTTGTGAGTCTGAACGGTTCCCATGACGCCATCACTCCAATGGATGAGGAAAAATTCTTGGAAGAATCTCATGAATATTTGGCATTCCAGGACTCAGTGACAACGTCTCTGCTGGCAAAGTCCTCAAGTATTGACCAGTCACTGAAAAATAGTAATTCTTCGCGGTTGTCACGACAATCTGCTGTTGATACAGAATCTGCAGAACATTCCATTAGCAAACATCGTTCATCTCCAAGTCGACCCAAACCAATGTCACCTCCAAGATCTTCTAATCGCTCTTCCCCTGCCAAATTTATACATAAACTAGTCAAGCGAGCATCTAGTATGTCTTCCCCTACCTCACCTGAAAGGGTGGCATCGCCCCCACAGGTTAAACCCCGTACGAAATCTCTAACAAGAGCCGAATCTGATGATAAAGCTTACAGAAACTCCCCCACAAAGACAGCTCCAAcacgtccccagaaaatttctGCTTCTGTTGAATCAGCAACAATGTTTCCAAGGTCAGACGAGAGTTCTCCAAGGAGAACCTCACCCAGTCAACAAGGGGGTATATGTACTTGTAAAAACAAGCTGAATGCTTCTGGGCGGAGTGCTCTGGCTAGTCCCCAAGGCCAACACTGTTCAACAAGTTCCATGGCGTCAAGTTCCCCTATTAGAATCCCCCAGGGGTCAAGGTCGGTATCTGATTGTCAGAATGGCAATGGTCAGAATGGTTCTGCAGAAGGTAAGGTTAGATCAGAGTGCAAACAGCAAGTCTGCACGTGTTctaaaaacccacaaaacagtcctgaaaaaaagacaaaggtcAGACCGTCAAACATTGATATCCCAGACGCTGCGTCAAATTTCTGTCAACCTGGTGATAAGAAAACTGAAAAAACTGGGGAGGGAGGGAAAACAGATACGAATTCAAATTCAGGTTCGGGTCATCCTTCAATAGATTTCATCAAGGTCAAGGACAGATTACCAAAACTGCCATCACCTGATGAGTTCGGTAACGGGAACCCTTTCTTGATGTTCTTGAGTATCACCCTCTTGTTGCAACACCGAGACCACATCATGCGCAATAACCTTGACTATAATGATCTGGCGATGCATTTTGATAAGATGGCACGTAAGCACAATGTGTGGCGGGTGTTGCATCAGGCTCAGTCGCTGTATGCGGTCTATCTTAAAGCTCAGCAAACCAAAATGGAGGAGAGAGATGATGCCGGCTCAGATTATGATGTCAGTGTGTAA
- the LOC135490745 gene encoding TBC1 domain family member 25-like isoform X3, which yields MANVFGYQNREVVRVKVKKCDGLIQPEYKKFSIDPQITSHEVLQTLLLRAFEIKGNFTISYLSKDDHGREVYTSLLSDWDLDAAFLSASDPCLRLKVDLKPFEEGLDDWDIIGQKDIPHPKVAKDEKVAASFLGSLTDTISSQIGKTVSTVQRAVGLKTIDDEIYKPVKSPMTDQEFHSYLDTEGRLVRPHEFRLSIYKGGVENSLRRVVWRHILNVYPEGLTGQERFAFLKAKSEEYYNMRDEWIEQFQNNSCSEEVKFVANMVKKDVLRTDRTHRFYAGSDDNKNVLMLFNILVTYALTHPSVSYCQGMSDIASPILVIQKDEAQAYICFCAIMRRLKANFQLDGTVMSVKFQHLSELLQHQDPDFYNYLKNQGADDLLFTYRWLLLELKREFPFDDTLFMLEVLWSSLPPDPPDSDLDLVEKAISLRNLVQLPKSPGCQLQRQSSVYLRLRHLRRQATSPVSKEPPDIIVEESGMQSELVHETEKNGTSPVVSLNGSHDAITPMDEEKFLEESHEYLAFQDSVTTSLLAKSSSIDQSLKNSNSSRLSRQSAVDTESAEHSISKHRSSPSRPKPMSPPRSSNRSSPAKFIHKLVKRASSMSSPTSPERVASPPQVKPRTKSLTRAESDDKAYRNSPTKTAPTRPQKISASVESATMFPRSDESSPRRTSPSQQGGICTCKNKLNASGRSALASPQGQHCSTSSMASSSPIRIPQGSRSVSDCQNGNGQNGSAEGKVRSECKQQVCTCSKNPQNSPEKKTKVRPSNIDIPDAASNFCQPGDKKTEKTGEGGKTDTNSNSGSGHPSIDFIKVKDRLPKLPSPDEFGNGNPFLMFLSITLLLQHRDHIMRNNLDYNDLAMHFDKMARKHNVWRVLHQAQSLYAVYLKAQQTKMEERDDAGSDYDVSV from the exons ATGGCAAACGTCTTTGGGTACCAGAACCGAGAGGTAGTTAGGGTAAAAGTCAAA AAGTGTGACGGCCTCATACAGCCAGAGTATAAGAAGTTCAGCATCGATCCGCAGATTACATCTCATGAAGTTCTTCAGACTCTCCTGTTGAGAGCATTTGAGATCAAGGG GAATTTTACCATCAGTTACCTGTCCAAAGATGACCATGGGCGTGAAGTCTACACATCCCTTTTGTCAGACTGGGACCTCGATGCAGCGTTCCTCAGCGCTTCTGATCCATGTTTGAGACTCAAGGTCGATCTAAAACCGTTTGAAGAAG GTTTAGATGATTGGGATATCATCGGACAAAAGGACATTCCGCACCCCAAGGTGGCCAAAGATGAGAAGGTTGCTGCCTCCTTCCTTGGCAGTTTGACAGATACCATATCGAGCCAGATTGGGAAGACAGTGTCCACTGTACAGAGAGCTGTAG GTTTGAAAACAATCGATGATGAAATCTACAAGCCAGTGAAGTCCCCGATGACGGACCAAGAGTTCCACAGCTACTTGGATACAGAGGGCAGGCTGGTACGACCGCACGAATTCCGGCTCAGTATCTATAAAGGCGGAGTGGAGAACTCGCTACGGCGTGTTGTCTGGCGTCATATTCTGAATGTATACCCTGAAGGTTTAACAGGACAGGAGAGGTTCGCATTCCTGAAGGCAAAATCTGAGGAATATTATAACATGAGAGATGAGTGGATCGAACAGTTTCAAAATAATTCTTGTTCAGAGGAAGTGAAGTTTGTGGCAAATATGGTGAAGAAAGACGTCCTGCGGACTGATCGAACTCATCGGTTTTATGCTGGGTCTGATGATAATAAGAATGTTTTAATGCTGTTTAATATTCTTGTGACATATGCACTGACACACCCGAGTGTCTCCTATTGCCAAGGAATGAGTGACATTGCATCGCCTATTTTGGTCATCCAAAAGGACGAGGCACAAGCTTACATTTGTTTCTGTGCAATCATGCGACGACTGAAAGCAAATTTTCAACTCGATGGTACGGTTATGTCAGTGAAGTTTCAACACTTGTCGGAACTATTACAGCATCAGGACCCTGACTTCTATAACTACTTGAAAAACCAGGGTGCTGATGATCTCTTGTTTACTTATCGATGGTTGTTATTGGAATTGAAACGAGAATTCCCATTTGATGACACATTGTTCATGTTAGAGGTCCTTTGGAGTTCATTGCCACCAGATCCACCAGATTCCGACCTTGATCTCGTGGAGAAGGCAATCTCACTCAGAAATCTGGTTCAGCTGCCAAAGTCTCCAGGGTGCCAGTTACAGAGACAGAGCAGCGTGTACCTACGCCTGCGGCACTTACGGCGGCAAGCAACCAGTCCAGTCTCTAAAGAACCTCCAGATATAATTGTAGAGGAGTCGGGAATGCAATCAGAGTTAGTGCATGAGACGGAGAAGAACGGAACGTCCCCGGTTGTGAGTCTGAACGGTTCCCATGACGCCATCACTCCAATGGATGAGGAAAAATTCTTGGAAGAATCTCATGAATATTTGGCATTCCAGGACTCAGTGACAACGTCTCTGCTGGCAAAGTCCTCAAGTATTGACCAGTCACTGAAAAATAGTAATTCTTCGCGGTTGTCACGACAATCTGCTGTTGATACAGAATCTGCAGAACATTCCATTAGCAAACATCGTTCATCTCCAAGTCGACCCAAACCAATGTCACCTCCAAGATCTTCTAATCGCTCTTCCCCTGCCAAATTTATACATAAACTAGTCAAGCGAGCATCTAGTATGTCTTCCCCTACCTCACCTGAAAGGGTGGCATCGCCCCCACAGGTTAAACCCCGTACGAAATCTCTAACAAGAGCCGAATCTGATGATAAAGCTTACAGAAACTCCCCCACAAAGACAGCTCCAAcacgtccccagaaaatttctGCTTCTGTTGAATCAGCAACAATGTTTCCAAGGTCAGACGAGAGTTCTCCAAGGAGAACCTCACCCAGTCAACAAGGGGGTATATGTACTTGTAAAAACAAGCTGAATGCTTCTGGGCGGAGTGCTCTGGCTAGTCCCCAAGGCCAACACTGTTCAACAAGTTCCATGGCGTCAAGTTCCCCTATTAGAATCCCCCAGGGGTCAAGGTCGGTATCTGATTGTCAGAATGGCAATGGTCAGAATGGTTCTGCAGAAGGTAAGGTTAGATCAGAGTGCAAACAGCAAGTCTGCACGTGTTctaaaaacccacaaaacagtcctgaaaaaaagacaaaggtcAGACCGTCAAACATTGATATCCCAGACGCTGCGTCAAATTTCTGTCAACCTGGTGATAAGAAAACTGAAAAAACTGGGGAGGGAGGGAAAACAGATACGAATTCAAATTCAGGTTCGGGTCATCCTTCAATAGATTTCATCAAGGTCAAGGACAGATTACCAAAACTGCCATCACCTGATGAGTTCGGTAACGGGAACCCTTTCTTGATGTTCTTGAGTATCACCCTCTTGTTGCAACACCGAGACCACATCATGCGCAATAACCTTGACTATAATGATCTGGCGATGCATTTTGATAAGATGGCACGTAAGCACAATGTGTGGCGGGTGTTGCATCAGGCTCAGTCGCTGTATGCGGTCTATCTTAAAGCTCAGCAAACCAAAATGGAGGAGAGAGATGATGCCGGCTCAGATTATGATGTCAGTGTGTAA
- the LOC135490952 gene encoding piercer of microtubule wall 1 protein-like isoform X1 has protein sequence MADHTPCALRENDSAPAELGSGGVPKGPVGPTPINNPGNPVFTCHEEFPTPEPRESGPDDWFQGYGNKPQNPMYMTSSSSIGKLSPTVHTMPTSFHCKSQKFSEHLGKCGPFRNHSMNTALDKSIV, from the exons ATGGCAGATCAT ACGCCATGTGCCCTGCGTGAAAATGATTCTGCACCGGCAGAGCTGGGATCTGGAGGAGTACCAAAAG GTCCAGTTGGTCCTACTCCGATAAACAATCCTGGCAATCCAGTGTTCACATGTCATGAGGAATTTCCTACTCCTGAGCCTCGAGAGTCGGGCCCGGATG ACTGGTTTCAAGGTTATGGAAACAAGCCACAGAATCCCATGTACATGACAAGCTCTTCATCCATTGGAAAATTGTCTCCAACTGTCCATACAATGCCAACTAGTTTCCATTGTAAATCACAAAAATTCTCTGAG CATTTAGGAAAGTGTGGCCCATTCCGCAATCATTCTATGAACACTGCCTTGGACAAGAGCATTGTATAA
- the LOC135490745 gene encoding TBC1 domain family member 25-like isoform X1: MYPDTKMKKKMGDSPLSSCEKLMEDSPLSSSEDSPLTSYEKMEISPVSSCEFAFGNYFFLLSKEAASHTDYNMDFIKDGRGYDYDMSLLSDADHFWNFTISYLSKDDHGREVYTSLLSDWDLDAAFLSASDPCLRLKVDLKPFEEGLDDWDIIGQKDIPHPKVAKDEKVAASFLGSLTDTISSQIGKTVSTVQRAVGLKTIDDEIYKPVKSPMTDQEFHSYLDTEGRLVRPHEFRLSIYKGGVENSLRRVVWRHILNVYPEGLTGQERFAFLKAKSEEYYNMRDEWIEQFQNNSCSEEVKFVANMVKKDVLRTDRTHRFYAGSDDNKNVLMLFNILVTYALTHPSVSYCQGMSDIASPILVIQKDEAQAYICFCAIMRRLKANFQLDGTVMSVKFQHLSELLQHQDPDFYNYLKNQGADDLLFTYRWLLLELKREFPFDDTLFMLEVLWSSLPPDPPDSDLDLVEKAISLRNLVQLPKSPGCQLQRQSSVYLRLRHLRRQATSPVSKEPPDIIVEESGMQSELVHETEKNGTSPVVSLNGSHDAITPMDEEKFLEESHEYLAFQDSVTTSLLAKSSSIDQSLKNSNSSRLSRQSAVDTESAEHSISKHRSSPSRPKPMSPPRSSNRSSPAKFIHKLVKRASSMSSPTSPERVASPPQVKPRTKSLTRAESDDKAYRNSPTKTAPTRPQKISASVESATMFPRSDESSPRRTSPSQQGGICTCKNKLNASGRSALASPQGQHCSTSSMASSSPIRIPQGSRSVSDCQNGNGQNGSAEGKVRSECKQQVCTCSKNPQNSPEKKTKVRPSNIDIPDAASNFCQPGDKKTEKTGEGGKTDTNSNSGSGHPSIDFIKVKDRLPKLPSPDEFGNGNPFLMFLSITLLLQHRDHIMRNNLDYNDLAMHFDKMARKHNVWRVLHQAQSLYAVYLKAQQTKMEERDDAGSDYDVSV, translated from the exons ATGTATCCTGACAcgaaaatgaagaagaagatgggcGATAGTCCGCTCTCCAGCTGTGAGAAACTAATGGAAGACAGTCCATTGTCGAGCAGTGAAGACAGTCCATTGACGAGTTATGAGAAAATGGAGATAAGTCCAGTGTCAAGTTGTGAGTTTGCATTTGGGAACTATTTCTTCCTGTTGAGTAAGGAGGCAGCAAGTCACACCGATTATAACAT GGATTTCATAAAAGATGGCAGAGGATATGATTATGACATGTCCCTCTTGTCAGATGCCGACCATTTTTG GAATTTTACCATCAGTTACCTGTCCAAAGATGACCATGGGCGTGAAGTCTACACATCCCTTTTGTCAGACTGGGACCTCGATGCAGCGTTCCTCAGCGCTTCTGATCCATGTTTGAGACTCAAGGTCGATCTAAAACCGTTTGAAGAAG GTTTAGATGATTGGGATATCATCGGACAAAAGGACATTCCGCACCCCAAGGTGGCCAAAGATGAGAAGGTTGCTGCCTCCTTCCTTGGCAGTTTGACAGATACCATATCGAGCCAGATTGGGAAGACAGTGTCCACTGTACAGAGAGCTGTAG GTTTGAAAACAATCGATGATGAAATCTACAAGCCAGTGAAGTCCCCGATGACGGACCAAGAGTTCCACAGCTACTTGGATACAGAGGGCAGGCTGGTACGACCGCACGAATTCCGGCTCAGTATCTATAAAGGCGGAGTGGAGAACTCGCTACGGCGTGTTGTCTGGCGTCATATTCTGAATGTATACCCTGAAGGTTTAACAGGACAGGAGAGGTTCGCATTCCTGAAGGCAAAATCTGAGGAATATTATAACATGAGAGATGAGTGGATCGAACAGTTTCAAAATAATTCTTGTTCAGAGGAAGTGAAGTTTGTGGCAAATATGGTGAAGAAAGACGTCCTGCGGACTGATCGAACTCATCGGTTTTATGCTGGGTCTGATGATAATAAGAATGTTTTAATGCTGTTTAATATTCTTGTGACATATGCACTGACACACCCGAGTGTCTCCTATTGCCAAGGAATGAGTGACATTGCATCGCCTATTTTGGTCATCCAAAAGGACGAGGCACAAGCTTACATTTGTTTCTGTGCAATCATGCGACGACTGAAAGCAAATTTTCAACTCGATGGTACGGTTATGTCAGTGAAGTTTCAACACTTGTCGGAACTATTACAGCATCAGGACCCTGACTTCTATAACTACTTGAAAAACCAGGGTGCTGATGATCTCTTGTTTACTTATCGATGGTTGTTATTGGAATTGAAACGAGAATTCCCATTTGATGACACATTGTTCATGTTAGAGGTCCTTTGGAGTTCATTGCCACCAGATCCACCAGATTCCGACCTTGATCTCGTGGAGAAGGCAATCTCACTCAGAAATCTGGTTCAGCTGCCAAAGTCTCCAGGGTGCCAGTTACAGAGACAGAGCAGCGTGTACCTACGCCTGCGGCACTTACGGCGGCAAGCAACCAGTCCAGTCTCTAAAGAACCTCCAGATATAATTGTAGAGGAGTCGGGAATGCAATCAGAGTTAGTGCATGAGACGGAGAAGAACGGAACGTCCCCGGTTGTGAGTCTGAACGGTTCCCATGACGCCATCACTCCAATGGATGAGGAAAAATTCTTGGAAGAATCTCATGAATATTTGGCATTCCAGGACTCAGTGACAACGTCTCTGCTGGCAAAGTCCTCAAGTATTGACCAGTCACTGAAAAATAGTAATTCTTCGCGGTTGTCACGACAATCTGCTGTTGATACAGAATCTGCAGAACATTCCATTAGCAAACATCGTTCATCTCCAAGTCGACCCAAACCAATGTCACCTCCAAGATCTTCTAATCGCTCTTCCCCTGCCAAATTTATACATAAACTAGTCAAGCGAGCATCTAGTATGTCTTCCCCTACCTCACCTGAAAGGGTGGCATCGCCCCCACAGGTTAAACCCCGTACGAAATCTCTAACAAGAGCCGAATCTGATGATAAAGCTTACAGAAACTCCCCCACAAAGACAGCTCCAAcacgtccccagaaaatttctGCTTCTGTTGAATCAGCAACAATGTTTCCAAGGTCAGACGAGAGTTCTCCAAGGAGAACCTCACCCAGTCAACAAGGGGGTATATGTACTTGTAAAAACAAGCTGAATGCTTCTGGGCGGAGTGCTCTGGCTAGTCCCCAAGGCCAACACTGTTCAACAAGTTCCATGGCGTCAAGTTCCCCTATTAGAATCCCCCAGGGGTCAAGGTCGGTATCTGATTGTCAGAATGGCAATGGTCAGAATGGTTCTGCAGAAGGTAAGGTTAGATCAGAGTGCAAACAGCAAGTCTGCACGTGTTctaaaaacccacaaaacagtcctgaaaaaaagacaaaggtcAGACCGTCAAACATTGATATCCCAGACGCTGCGTCAAATTTCTGTCAACCTGGTGATAAGAAAACTGAAAAAACTGGGGAGGGAGGGAAAACAGATACGAATTCAAATTCAGGTTCGGGTCATCCTTCAATAGATTTCATCAAGGTCAAGGACAGATTACCAAAACTGCCATCACCTGATGAGTTCGGTAACGGGAACCCTTTCTTGATGTTCTTGAGTATCACCCTCTTGTTGCAACACCGAGACCACATCATGCGCAATAACCTTGACTATAATGATCTGGCGATGCATTTTGATAAGATGGCACGTAAGCACAATGTGTGGCGGGTGTTGCATCAGGCTCAGTCGCTGTATGCGGTCTATCTTAAAGCTCAGCAAACCAAAATGGAGGAGAGAGATGATGCCGGCTCAGATTATGATGTCAGTGTGTAA